In one window of Opitutus sp. GAS368 DNA:
- a CDS encoding DUF3365 domain-containing protein has protein sequence MNVKKYSALGFLLVGVLAAQTPPAPAPALDKVTYFDSETVGTGPRPDGAVYTFIDSADPAVAEIAQFGYKTIDRVGGQLVSEVTRELATKEPRLAVSVMHLKRLELPKPVAGQPSVTAIRRTSLLIRNPANTPDGADQAALNKIHKQLMADQSVDKMLVQKIEQPGKPVEWRVYRPIASSQSCLACHGDPKTFQPGVKEALDQQYPEDKALDYAAQEWRGVIRVSIAPAVPVAKK, from the coding sequence ATGAATGTGAAGAAATACTCCGCACTCGGTTTTCTGCTGGTTGGTGTGCTCGCCGCCCAGACTCCCCCGGCCCCGGCGCCCGCCCTCGACAAGGTCACCTATTTCGACAGTGAAACCGTGGGCACCGGCCCCCGGCCGGATGGCGCCGTCTACACGTTCATCGACAGCGCCGACCCGGCGGTCGCCGAGATCGCCCAGTTTGGCTACAAGACCATCGACCGCGTCGGCGGCCAGCTGGTCTCCGAGGTCACCCGCGAGCTCGCCACCAAGGAGCCCCGCCTCGCGGTCAGCGTCATGCACCTCAAGCGGCTCGAGCTGCCGAAGCCGGTCGCCGGCCAGCCGTCGGTCACGGCCATCAGGCGCACCAGCCTGCTGATCCGCAATCCCGCCAACACGCCGGACGGCGCCGACCAGGCGGCCCTCAACAAGATTCACAAGCAGCTGATGGCAGACCAGTCGGTGGACAAGATGCTCGTGCAGAAAATCGAGCAGCCCGGCAAGCCGGTCGAGTGGCGGGTCTACCGCCCGATCGCCTCCTCGCAGTCCTGCCTGGCCTGCCACGGCGACCCGAAGACCTTCCAGCCCGGCGTGAAGGAAGCCCTCGACCAGCAATACCCCGAGGACAAGGCCCTGGACTATGCCGCCCAGGAATGGCGCGGCGTGATCCGCGTGTCCATTGCCCCGGCG
- a CDS encoding cbb3-type cytochrome c oxidase subunit II, which produces MRTEARIILLSLVLVRSVTAQDAALIRRGREVYIAEGCIHCHSQYVRPGTADEDRWGPALPLPEIERQRPPLFGNRRQGPDLQNVGTRRTGEWQRLHLQAPRAVTPGSRMPSYAHLFGPGPANDGEALLAYLASLGTAAPPDQTEARR; this is translated from the coding sequence ATGCGCACTGAAGCCCGGATCATCCTGCTCAGCCTGGTGCTGGTGCGGTCCGTGACCGCGCAGGACGCGGCGCTCATCCGCCGCGGCCGCGAGGTCTACATCGCCGAAGGCTGCATCCACTGCCATTCGCAATACGTGCGCCCCGGCACGGCCGACGAGGACCGCTGGGGCCCGGCGCTTCCGCTGCCGGAAATCGAGCGGCAACGGCCCCCGCTGTTCGGCAACCGCCGCCAGGGCCCGGACCTGCAGAACGTGGGCACCCGGCGCACCGGCGAATGGCAGCGTTTGCACCTGCAGGCACCGCGCGCGGTGACGCCGGGTTCGCGGATGCCGTCCTATGCGCACTTGTTTGGCCCCGGACCGGCCAACGACGGGGAGGCACTGCTCGCCTACCTGGCCAGCCTGGGAACGGCCGCACCGCCCGATCAGACCGAAGCCCGGCGCTAG